The genomic stretch GATCAGGGTGAGGGTGTGCAGGACGGAGTCGTGGACGTGCGCGGCGACTTCGGCGCGTTCTTGCGCGCGGATGCGCATCAGGCGCTCCTCGGACAGGTCCTGCGTCATACGGACCAGGTAGGGGCCCGCGAGCAGCGCGATGCCGACCAGCACGGCAAGGGCGGCCTGGAGCACCGAGCCGAGGTGGCGGACCGAGCTCTGGAGGACGACGATGCCGGTGACGCCGACACCGACCAGCAGCACGCCCGCCGCGCCGCGCACGACCGGGAGCAGGCCCTTGCGGCGGCCCATCTCCCGCCACTGCGCGCGGCGCGCGTTGTCCGCCTGGCGCCAGACCAGGGCGACGCCCGCGCCGATCAGCAGGACCGGCCACACGTACGCGTTGGCGCGGCCCAGCTGGAACTTCGAGGCGACGACGGCCGCGCCGGCGAGCAGGGTGAGCAGGGCGAGGATCTGGCCCTTGTCGGCCTTGCGGCCCGTACGGCCGCGGGCCTTGCCGAGGAGACCGGGGGCGGCGGAGGCGTTCGCGCGCGCCGCGTCCACGCCGCCGACGCCCAGCGGGACGATGAACCAGAACGCCGCGTACAGCAGCGCGCCCATGCCCTCGGCCATGAACAGCGCGACGAACACCACCCGTACCCATGAGACCGGCAGCCCGAGATGCCCGGCCAGCCCCCGTGCGACACCGCCGAGCATCCGGCCGTCGGCACTGCGGTAGAGCCTGCGCAGGGGCGGATCGGCGGGGTCGGACGCCGGGGCGTAGCTCGCCTCGGGCCGGGGCGGTGCGGTGGTCATGGCACCGATCGTCACATGGGAGGTGGGGTCGGGGCATCAGGGTGGACCCTTAGGGCGCCCCCGGGGTATGCCGCGCACCCGTGTTAGCCGGGTGTTAGCAGGGCGGCAGCCGTGCGGTAGGGCCCCCGGACAGAGTGGATGACGTACCGAGGGAACAACGACACCAACGTCCCGGGGGGAACCGAAATGAGCTCCAGCACCGCCGTGCGCACCGCCCGCCGCCGTACGCTCCGAATCGCCGCCGCGGCCCTGACCGCGGCCGCCGGGCTGGCCCTGACCGCGTGCTCCGGCACGGAAGCCGGCGGCGGCAAGGCCGCGGCCCACCTGGACTCGGAGGCCGCCGCAGCGCAGTCGCCCGGCGACAAGGGTTCGTCCGCCGACGCGCAGGGCTCCGGCCCTCAGGCGGACTCCGGTACGAAGGCCGAGGGCAAGGCGGGTGCCAGGGCCGGTGCCGGTGCCGGGGCGGGCGCCACGGGCAAGCGGGCGGGCACTTCGCACGCCACCGGCAACGGCAGCGGCAGCGGCAGCGGCAGGAACGGCGCCTCCGGCACGCAGCGCTGCCACACCTCCGACCTCACAGCGGCCTTCGCCACCGGCGAGGACGCCACCCCCGACCCCAACGCCGGCGGCAGCACGACCACCAGCATCGTGCTGACCAACAAGAGCCACCGCACCTGCAAGATCGGCGGATTCGCGGGCGTCGACCTCCAGCCCGACGCCGGCGGTCCCAGCTGGTCGCTCGCCCGCTCCGCCGCCAAACACGGCACCACCACCCTCGCCCCCGGCGACAGCACCGACTTCACCGTCAACCTCGGCATGGCCAAGGAGAACGACGAAGGCTCCTGGAAGCCCGCGACCGTCGCCGTCACCCCGCCCAACGAGACCACCCCCCTGACCCTGAAGTGGCCCTGGGGCCCGCTCATCCACCAGGACGGCGCCACCCACCCCGCCACCTTCGTCAACCCCATCGGCTGACTTTCCGCGGTGGTTACTGCCCGTCCTGCCCGCGGTCCTCGGGCAGCCGGAGCCCGGCCAGGACGTTGTCGAAGACCTTCTTGTACCGGTCCCACTCGGAGGCCGGCGCGGAGAGGTAGATGGCGTACTCCTTCTCCCCGGGACGGCCGAAACCGAGGTCTATGGCACGGAACTCGCGTCTGCTGCCCGACCACTTCCACTCCCACAGGGCCGCGGGCCGGTCGCGGAAGCGCGTCTCCTGCATGCGCAGCTGCTGGTAGCCGGGGAACTTGCCCTCGCCGAGGGCGGCGCGCTCGTTGTCCTTCCAGCGCTGAAGGGGGTTCGCGCCCGCGAAATCGAGCGACTCGATGCGCAGGCCGACGAGCTGGTTCGGGTTCAGGTAGGTGTAACCGTTCGCCTGCTTCTGGCGGGTCCAGCCGTTCGGCAGCGGGAAGTCGACGTCGGCCGCCGGATCCGTCACCCGGTGGTAGCCCTCGGGGACCGGGCGCGGGGTGGGCTTGGCCTTGGGCTTCGACGGGGTGGGCGACGGGTTCTCCGGCTGCGGTGTACGGCTGTCGGACGCCTGCGCGCCCCCGTCCGGCCAGTAGCCGAGGGCGTACAGGGTGCTGCCCGCGAGAGCCAGCGCGGCGACCACGGAAACGGCGGTGAGCAGGATCGTACGGCCGCGTCCGCCGGGCTTGTTCCCGGAGGGGGGCGGGGCGGTGGCCGGGTGGTGCACCGGAGTTGTGGGCCCGGTGGCGGGGGTGGTCGCGGGGGTGTTGGCAGGGGTGTTGGCAGGGGTGGTTCCGCCGGTGTGGGGCAGGTTGCCGGTCGTGGCCGTACCGCCCGTACTGTCCGTACTGCCCGTACCGCCCGTACTGTCCGGAGCCGGAGGCGCCAAGTGGTACGAGCCGGTGGCCGAGGGCGACGGCGGAGCCGGGCTCGGGATTGCGGCCGGAGCCGGGCTCGGGGTCGGGGCCGATGCCGGGGCGTTCGTACGGTCGCCCTGGGCCGGGGATGTCGTACCGGCCGTGGTGGTGGCGGTGCCGCTCTCCGCCGTGCCGTACGCACTCGCACCGCTCAGCCATGCGGTGTCCGTGTGCGCGGCGGGGGCACGCAGGGCCTGTTCCACGGCCTGGGCCGAGGGGCGGTCGGCGGGCTCCTTCGCCAGCAGGGCTTCGATCAGGCCGGCCAGCGCGCCGGCGTTGCGCGGCGGATCCAGCGGGTCCATGGCGATGGAGTACGCCGTCTCGACCGCCGTGAGCTTGCGGAACGGGGGCCGCCCCTCCAGCGCCTGATAGAGCGTGGCGCCCAGCGCCCACAGGTCGGAGGCCGGGCCGGGGGTGCCGCCCCGGACCCGTTCGGGGGCGAGGTAGTCGATGGAGCCGATCAGTTCGCCGGTCTTGGTGAGGGTGGAGGTGCCGGTGGCGACCGCGATGCCGAAGTCCGTGAGGACGACCCGGCCGTCCTCGCCGAGCAGCACGTTGCCGGGCTTCACGTCCCGGTGCAGGACCCCGGCCGAGTGCGCCGCCCGCAGCGCGGCGACCATGCCGCGGCCGATCCGGGCCACCTCGCCCAGGGGCACCGCGCCGCCCGAGAGCGTGGCCTCCTTGATCAGGTCGCCGAGCGTCACCGACGGCACGTACTCCATGACGATGCACGGCAGACCGGCGTCGTCCACGACATCGTGGACGCTGACCACGTTGGGGTGGTTGATACGGGCGGCGGACTGGGCCTCGCGGCGGGTGCGCTCGTTGCGGCGGGCCAGCTCCTCGGGCTCCAGTTCCGGGGAGACGTGCAGCCGCTTGACCGCGACCTGGCGGCCGAGCAGTTCGTCGTAGGACCGCCAGACGGTTCCCATACCGCCCCGGCCTATCTCCTCGACCAGGCGGTACCGCCCGGCGACCAGCCGCCCGTCGTCCACCGCCGCCTCCGTCACCGCGCCGTGCCCCTTGCCCCTTCGGTTCCCCCGTACAGGTGTCCGGCGCAACGATAGTCGTCCGCCGGGCGCCGCCGGGGGACCGGGGCGCGGCCGCCCGGCGCGTGCCGGGCGCGTGCCAGGACTTTTCCACGATGTGGAGATGGTTGGTTGTGGATGTGGAGGGGTCGGTTGTGGGTGCTGTCGCGGGCCGGTGATCAGGCCGGTGACGCGGTGACGTGCGCGCGGTCGCTCTCGCCGTCCGAGAGGAACACCGCCAGCTCCTGCCCCTGCTCGGTCACGGCGGTGCGCTCGGCCCGGGAGAAACGGCGCAGCGGGGTGGCCGTCACCGTGCCGTCCTCGACGGTCCAGGTCGCGGCGACCCGGCCGTCCACCAGGACGACGCGGGCACCGGCGACCGAGAGACCGCGGTGGGCGTCGTCGATGATCCGGCCGCGGTCCTGGTAGCCGAGGATCGCGTTGTCGAACGCGGGCAGGAACCGTACCGGCGCGGGCGTATCGGGGTCGGGGCGCGGGGCGTCCGGGAGGTCGAGCAGTTCCCGGCCGCGCTCGTCGCGAAAGGTGATCAGCTCGTCGCGTACGGCGGCGACCGCGGCCGGGAGTCCGGCGAGGCCGCACCAGGCGCGCAGATCGGCGGAGGCGGCGGGGCCGTAGGCGGCGAGGTAGCGGTGTATCAGGGCCGCGCCCACCGGGTCGGGGGTGGTGGGGCCGAAAGCGGCGGAGTCGGGGGTGGCCGCACCGGTGGCGGTCGCGGTGGCCGGGCCGGGGCCGTTCGAGGCGGCCGGGCCGGGGCTGTTCAAGGTGGCCGGGCCGGGGCTGGTCAAGGTGGCCGGGCCGGGGCTGGTCAAGGTGGCCGGTGGGTCGATGTCGCGGCCGAGCCAGGTGGCGAGCGGCACGTACCGGGCGCCCGCCTTCGTACGCCACAGGCCGCGCGGCGGCAGCTGCACCATCGGGATGAGGGCGGCGACCAGCATCTCCCCCAGCGCCCGCGGCCCGGACTCGGGCCAGCGCCCGGCGACCGCACGGGCCAGCTCGGGCATCGAGCGGGGCTCACCGTCGGCCATGACCGCGCGGCCCGCGGCGGCGAGTTCGTCGAGGTCCACCCCGGCGAGTTCGCGGCGGTAGGCGCCTTGTGCGCGTTGGCGCAGCATGGCGTCGTGGCGGGCGCGCCAGGCCAGGACGTCGTCGGCGGTGACGAGGTGGACCGTGCGGCGCATGAGGTGCGTACGGACGACGTGCCGTCCGGTCAGCAGGTCCGACAGCGACGACGGGTCGAAGGCGCGCAGCCGCGACCAGAGGCCGGTGAACGGCTCCTGCGGTTCCTGCGCCTGGAGGCCGCACAGATGCCGGACGGCGTCGAGGACCGGCAGGTCGGCGCGTTCGAGGAGCAGTTGGCGGGCGAGGGTGGCGCGGTTGAGGGCCCGGTTGTCGAGAACGGTCATGTGCGTCCTTGCTGGTACTGGTTGCCGGTCGGCCGGCCCTGTGGCCTGGGGGGCGCGGTGGTGGCTCATCCTGCCGGGCCTAGCGGACAGGTTGTGTCCTCTATGGGAGGCAGCATGGGCCCATGCAGAAGACTTCAGCGCGGCTGCTGGCCCTGCTCTCCCTGCTCCAGACGCGCCGGGACTGGCCGGGGACACTGCTGGCCGAGCGGCTGGACGTCAGCGCGCGCACCGTACGCCGTGATGTCGACCGCCTACGGGAACTCGGCTACCCCATCGCCTCGACCAAGGGCCCCGACGGCGGTTACCGGCTCGGGGCCGGGTCGGAGCTACCCCCGTTGCTGTTCGACGACGAGCAGGCCATCGCCCTCGCCGTGGCGCTGCGGAACGCCACCACCACCGGGGTCGGTGTCGAGGAGGCCGCAGCGCGCGCTCTGCACACCGTCCGGCAGGTCATGCCCGCGCGCTTGCGGCACCGGATCGACACCCTTCAGGTCACCCCTGTCGAGCGGCCTACGGCGCGGCCGAATCCGCAGGTGGACAGTGGGGTGCTGATGGCGCTCAGCGCGGCGGTGCACGCCCGGGAAGTGCTGCGGTTCGATTACGCGCCGGTGTCGGGGAGCAGTGGCCTGGTGCCGGATAGCTATGGCCCGGTGCCGGAGAGCAATGGCCAGAGCGCGCCGGCCGGGGCCCCGCCGCGCCGCGTACAGCCCCATCACCTCGTCACCTGGGAAGGCCGCTGGTACCTCGTCGCCTGGGACCTCGACCGGGCGGACTGGCGCACGTTCCGGGCGGACCGGATCGCACCGCGTACTCCTACGGGGCCTCGCTTCACCCCGCGCGAGCTGCCGGGAGGAGATGTCGCCGCCTTCGTCGCCGGGCGCTTCCAGGGCTCGGACGGGCCGGACGGCGGGCCCTGCCGCGGCGAGGTGGTTCTCGGGCTGCCCGCCGCTGCCGTGTCCCCGTACATCCGTGACGGTGTCGTGGAGGAGCTGGGTCCCGACCGGTGCCGCCTGGTGTCGGCGGCCTGGTCGTGGGCCGCCCTGGCCGCCGACATCGGCAGATTCGACGCGGATGTCGAGGTGGTGGGGCCGGGTGAGCTGAGGGAGGCGTTCGGGCGGTTGGCCCGGCGGTACGCGGACGCCGCGGATGCCGCGGGCGACGCGGGCGACGCGGGCGACGCGGGCGACGCGTCGGGGGGCTGAGGCGAGCGGAGGCTCCTCCTCCCCCCTCCCCTCCCCTCCCCTCCCCTCCCCTCCCCTCCCCTCCCCTCCCTCCCCTCCCTCCCCTTTCTGCCTTGCCCCTGCCCCTGCCCCTGCTGATCTCAGGGGCCAACCAGGGTTCCCACGGATGCCGCCCGTCCGCGCGGCTTGCCACCATGGGCGCATGAACGATGCTGCCCCCGCCGACAACACGACGGGCCCCGCCGGGGACGCGTCCGGTCCCGCGGGCACCCCGCCGGCCCCCGACGCGTCCCGCCCGGCGCCGCGGACGCACCCGCGCCGCAGCCGGCGGCACAAGGTGATCGCCGGGGTGTGCGGGGGCCTGGGCCGGCACTGGGACCTGGATCCGGTGATCTTCCGGATCGTGCTGGCCGTGCTGGCGGCCTCCGGCGGCATCGGCCTGATCGTGTACGGCTTCGCCTGGCTGCTGATCCCGCAGGAGGGCGAGGACGAGAACGAGGGGCGCCGGCTGCTGTCCGGCCGGGTCGAGGGCACGGCGCTGACCGCCCTGCTGTTCGCCCTGGTCGGCTGCGGGTTCTTCCTGACCTCCCTCGCCAACCGCGGCGTGCTGGCCTTCACCGTCATGCTCGCGCTGGCGGTGGGCGGTTCGGCGTACTGGTCGCGGCAGCGCCGTACGGCCGGGGTGGACGGGCCCGGGGCGGCGGACCCGGCGGCCGCCCAGGCCGTCGCGGACGCGCCGCCCGAGACGATGGCGCCGCCCACCCGTAACAGCCCGTCCTGGTGGCGGGACCCGCTCTCCAAGGACGGGACGGCCGGCGCGGGCTATCTGTGGGGGCCGGACGACGCCCCGTACGGCCATGAGCAGGCGTACGGCGCGGGCGGCAGGGCGGGCGCACGGCCCTCGGGGGCCACGGCATGGGGCAGCCCCGGGGGGCCGCGTGGCACCGTCCCGGCCAAACGGCGGCGGGCGGGCCGGCCGATCGGCGGCTGGACGTTTCTGCTGGCGATGATCGCGGCAGTGGCGGCGGGCGGTGCCACGGCCGAGCACCACAAGGCCTCCACCGTCCTCATCGCCGGCCTCTCCGCCGCCCTCGTGGTCTTCGGGCTCGGGCTGGTGGTCAGCGCCTGGTGGGGGCGGACCGGCGGCGGCACGGTCTTCATGGTGATCCTGACGTCCCTGCTGCTGGCGGGCGCCGCGGTACTGCCCCCGAACGTGACCACCGACTGGCACAACCGCGTATGGGTGCCGATGGACGCCGCTTCCGTACGCCCGAGTTACGACGTCGGGGCCGGGCACGGCGAGCTGGACCTGACCAAGATCCCCTTCAAGAACGGGCAGACGGTACGGACGCGGGCCTCGGTCGGCGCCGGGCAGCTGGAGGTGACGGTGCCCGACGGCGTCACGGCGCGGCTGCACATCGACGTGGGGCTGGGCGACGTACGGCTGCCGGGTGAGACGACGGAGGACTTCCACTTCGGGACCGACCAGGAGCAGACCGTCACCCTGCCGGCCACGGGGCTGAAGGAGGGCGAGAAGCCGCGCGGCACGCTGGATCTCGACCTGAAGGTGGGGGCGGGGCAGGTGGCGGTGGAGCGGGAGGCTCCTGCGCAGGCTCCGCCGTCGTCGCCCCCGCCCCCGTCGTCAGCGTCGTCGCCGTCGCCGTCGCCGTCATCGGACGAGAAGGGAGAGACCCAGTGAAGCGCCATGCTTTCGAGCCCGCCCGGCTCATCACCGGCCTGACCGCGCTCGGCGTGGGAGGTGCCTACGCGTGCGAAGCGGGCGGGGTGGTGGACCTGCCGGGCGCGCTGCCCGTACTGGCCGTACCGGCGGGCCTGTGCCTGGCCGGTGCGACGGCGGCCGTCTGGAGCGTGGTCCGGCGGCAGCGTTCGGGGTCCTCCGCACCACGGGACTGACCACGGGACTGGCCATGGGCCCGGCCAAACGACCGACCACACCCCCGGTCAACGCCCTTACCCGAACAACTGCCGCCCCTGCCTACTGCGCCGTGCCGCCAGCATCGCGTCCACGGACAGCATCGGTGCACCGGCGAGCACCAGCGGCAGCCATGCCATCAGATACGCCAGATCGTTGCCGTAGTAGTACGGCTGGGTCGACCAGCTCACGGTGAGCCACAGGCTCAGCGAAATCAGCGCGCCGCCAAGCGCGGCGACGCGCGCGAACATCCCGGCCAGGGTGCCGATGCCGACCGCCAACTCCCCGGCCGCAATGGCGTACCCGAAACTCGCCGGGTCCTTGAGCGCCAGATCCACCAGTTGGGGCACAGCCGAGGTGTCCCTTATCTGCCGCATCAGTTCGCCGACCGACCCCGTGCCGCTCGCGGCGAAGAACGCCGGATCGGTCAGCTTGTCCAGGCCCGCGTAGACGAAGGTGACGCCGAGGAAGACCCGCAGCGGCAGCAGCGCATTGCGCGCCATCGCACCGCGCGGCCCACCGCCCCTGCCCGTTCCGGATCCGACCGGGCCGGCACCGACCACACGATCCGCGTGCGCCATGGCATCCGCCTCCCTGTCACCGCCGGACGCAGACGATTGTGCCCACGCCCGCGTGTTCCACAAGGGATACGGACGCCCTCGCGCGCGGCGTTCAGTCCTGTACGTCGATCGCGTAGCCGTTCGTCTCCACGCCCGCCGCCGTGACGACCCGCACCTCCACCCGGCCCGGCTCCACGTCCGCCGGTACGGGCACGGTCAGCAGGCCGTCCGTCGGGTTCCCGAAGCCGCCGGCGACCGGCACGAGCGGCACGTGCACATGCACCGGGCCGATCCGTACGACGGTGCGCGCCAGCAGGTCCGGGTCCTGCGCACCGGGCGGTACGAAGCCGGTGCCGCGGATCTCGATGTCGTCGCCGGTGCGGATGGGCGCGGCCAGCTCACCCGGCTCCCGGGCCCGTACGACGGACAGGACGACCGGACGGCCGCCCTCCGCGTACTTGCCCGCCACATACATGAGCGCCCCGATGACCACGATGACGCCGAACGTCCACGGCAGGTCCGGCAGCCGGGACGGGTCGCGGGCCAGGCGTACCAGGGCGAAGGAGACGGCCGCGACGTTCAGCAGCAGGTACTGGGTGTCGGTGAGGCTCGCGCGCCCCGCGTCGTCCGTGAGCAGGTCACCCGCGCGCGGCCGCTCCGCGCGCACCTTCTGGAGACGCCGCCCCTGGATGCGTACGGCGACGACCCGGCGGACGAGCACCGCCACCGCGCAGGTGATCGCCAGCACGGTCAGCAACCCGGCGCCGTACGGGAGCTGGAGCCCGTCGAGGTGTGCGACGCGGGCGTCCGCGTCCGTCACCACGGCCAGCTGGACGGCCTGTACGAGGACGGCGTACGCGACGAGCAGCAGCCAGCCCGCGGCCACCGTGCGCGAGGTCGAGAGCCGGTTGTCCTCGCCGATCAGCGGCGCGAGCAGGCCCCCGCGGGAGCGGTGGCGCCACGCCGCGCCGGTGAGGGCGAGCACGAGGACCGCCGCGGCGACCAGGCCCGCCGTACGCCGCACCGTCCAGCCGGTGCCGATCGCGGTCAGGGCCTGGACGAGCAGGAGCACGCCGAGGCCGCCCCACAACACCGGCAGCGTGCGCCGCCACACGGCCTCCCGCCAGGCCGTTCCTTCGGCGGCGGCACGCTCGGCGACCGTACGGGCCGAGAGGGCCAGTTCGTCCGAGACCCACTGCCGCGCGGCGCCTGCCGAATGCGCGAGCGCGGCCGGCACGCCGCGGCCGGCGGCGTACTCCTCGCGCAGCGCCACGAACGCGGCGACCGCCCGGCGGTGCCCCTCGCGCGCGCCACGCGGGCACCTCCCGCACGTGCAGTCGCCACCCCCACCGCCGCCGGGCTCCCCGGCCTCCGGCCCTCCGGCCGCCACTCCCCCTCCGGGCGTCCCAGGCGCTCCCGCCGCCCCGCCCGCCGTCTCCACCGACACGTCCGCTCCGCCCCGACCCACCAGTCGTTGTCAACTTCACCGTACTGTCAGGGAATTGTGCCGTACGGGGAGAGAGCGGGAAGCCGTGCGCCAGGGTTTACGGGCGGTGATGAGGGGGCGTCGTGTTGACGCCGGGGACGGGGGGCGGTGTCGGGAGCCGCAGGGAAGCCGGGCCCGAGGCCGAGGTGTCAGTCGAACAACTCCGGTTCACTGCGGGCGATCTGCTGGTACAGGGGCTGGTAGTTGATCCACGCGACCAGGTCGTTGCCCAGCTGTTCCCGGGTGTGCACGGCGTTCTCGTGGTCGATCAGTACGGGCTTGCCGGCGGCGCGCGCGGTCAGCTGCACCTGACAGGAACGTTCCATCGTGATGAACCACCAGGCCGCCGCGTCCACCGAGTCGCCGACCGTCAACAGGCCGTGGTTGCGCAGGATCACGGCCTTGTGCGGCCCGAGCGCGGCCGCGATGCGCCGCCCTTCCTCCTCGTCCACGACGACCCCGGTGTACGCGTCGTAGAGGGCGTGATCCTCGTAGAAGGCGCAGACGTCCTGGGTGATCGGGTCCAGCAGCTCGCCGAGTGCGGAGAGGGCGCGGCCGTACACGGAGTGGCTGTGCGCGGCGGCGATCACGTCCGGGCGGGCCCGGTGGACCTGTGAATGGATCGCGAACGCCGCCTGGTTGACGTGGTAGCGGCCCTCGACGACCTTGCCCTCGTGATTGACGAGGATCAGGTCGCCGACGGTGATGTGCTTGAACGACATCCCGAAAGGATTCACCCAGAAGCAGTCGGTGAACTCCGGGTCCCGCGCGGTGATGTGTCCCGCCACGCCCTCCTCGAACCCGAACCGTCCGAAGAGGCGCAGCGCGGCCGCGAGACGCTCCTTGCGATGGCGCCGCTCCTCCTCGACGGTCGCGTGCTGCGGCGGCATGGCGAAGCGGAGCTGATCGGTGGGTACGGGCGTGGGCGGCGGGCCCGGGGGCGGGACGGGCGGCGTGGGCTGGGGCATGGGCTTCCTCCTCGCGCGTGCGGCATTGCTCGGGCCGGAACGGCTCGGACCGGACCGGCTCGGACCGGACCGGCTCGGACCGGACCGGCTCGACCGAACCGGCTCGGACCGAACCGGGCCGGATCGGCGGTCCGACTCGGCTCGACTCGACTCGACCCGGCTCGACTCGAAGCGGCTCGACTCGAAGCGGAAGCTACCTGTGGGTAGCGGAGGTGACCAGAGGTGCGGCAGCGATTCCGGGTCGCCGACCGCGACGGGTCACTTCATGCCCTCGGCATCCCGTGCGGGCAGCACCCGGCCAGGCACGGACCAACACTCGCGCGGCTACGCCGGCTTGCCCTCCCCCGCCTCGCACCCGCTCAGCTGCCGCACGCCGCGCAGCAGCGCCGAGTGGTCCAGGCCGCCGTCGCCGCGTGCCACGGCCGAGGCGACGAGCTGAGCGGCGGCGGCGCCCACGGGGATCGTGGCGCCGACGGCGCGGGCGGCGTCGGTGACGATGCCCATGTCCTTGTGGTGCAGCTCCAGCTTGAAGCCCGGCTCGAAGTCCTGGGTGAGGAAGTTGGCCTTCTTACGGGTGAGCACGGCCGAACCCGCAAGGCCTCCGTTGAGGACGTCCAGGGCGTCGGCGAGATCGACGCCGGACTTCTCCAGGAAGACGACGGCCTCGGCGCAGGCCTGGATGTTCACGGCGACGATGAGCTGGTTGGCGGCCTTGACGGTCTGGCCGGCGCCGTGCGGCCCGCACCGCACGATGGTGGTGCCCAGGGCCTCGAAGACCGGCCGGGCGGCGTCGAAGTCCGCCTGCTCACCGCCCACCATGATCGACAGGGCGCCCTCGACGGCGCCCGCCTCGCCGCCGGAGACCGGCGCGTCCAGCACCCGGACGCCCTTCTCGGCCGCCGCGGCGGCCAGCTCCACGGAGGTCTGCGGGGTGATCGAGGACATGTCGATCAACAGGGTGCCGGGGCGGGCGTTCTCCAGGATGCCGTCGGGTCCGTACGCGACCGCCTCGACCTGCGCGGACGCGGGCACCATGGTGATGACGACCTCGGCGTCGCGGACGGCCCCGGCGATCGTCGCCGCTTCCGTGC from Streptomyces albofaciens JCM 4342 encodes the following:
- a CDS encoding 2-hydroxy-3-oxopropionate reductase encodes the protein MSTIAFIGLGIMGSPMAVNLAKAGHAVTGWNRSPGRAEALVAAGGTEAATIAGAVRDAEVVITMVPASAQVEAVAYGPDGILENARPGTLLIDMSSITPQTSVELAAAAAEKGVRVLDAPVSGGEAGAVEGALSIMVGGEQADFDAARPVFEALGTTIVRCGPHGAGQTVKAANQLIVAVNIQACAEAVVFLEKSGVDLADALDVLNGGLAGSAVLTRKKANFLTQDFEPGFKLELHHKDMGIVTDAARAVGATIPVGAAAAQLVASAVARGDGGLDHSALLRGVRQLSGCEAGEGKPA